The following proteins are co-located in the Mesorhizobium australicum WSM2073 genome:
- a CDS encoding aminomethyltransferase family protein produces MMLNIAETTEARADETAARGTPFHAATSGEMRTPWWFAWDKYIVPDVYTSMPRELAAIRNAVAMIDMSPIAKMEVRGPDAHELIDRLMTRDMRRLEVNQVMYTPWCNHDGLIVGDGLVFRLEADRFMISGGSSHAWFASHADGLQVEIRSASDDYGILSLQGPKSFDLLGAATGQDWSGLKFSQIGRAKVAGVDVFVARQGFTGERGFELWVPKNGGVAVWRHLQAAGQIFGVVCAGEYAVEVARIEAGLILISSDYDAADVDLATARVDAANDRHITPFEAGLGRLVNLDSDFVGRDALKAAKASDEPRRCFVGLRYDAVELLRIAAEKSACGTALSRVFWGSMRAFKDGELVGRASSLAYSATQRQAISFGFVPERLSSAGSTIEVELTDDEGAVLDMVKATIVPLPFVEIKRSKG; encoded by the coding sequence ATGATGCTGAACATTGCCGAGACTACAGAAGCTCGAGCTGACGAAACCGCCGCTCGCGGGACACCGTTCCATGCGGCGACCAGCGGCGAGATGAGAACGCCCTGGTGGTTTGCCTGGGACAAATACATCGTTCCTGATGTCTACACGAGCATGCCTCGAGAGCTCGCCGCGATCCGCAACGCGGTCGCCATGATAGACATGTCGCCTATCGCGAAAATGGAAGTGCGTGGACCCGACGCCCATGAGCTGATCGACCGGTTGATGACGCGCGATATGCGCCGGCTTGAAGTCAATCAGGTCATGTACACTCCGTGGTGCAATCACGATGGTCTCATCGTCGGCGACGGCCTTGTCTTTAGACTGGAGGCCGACAGGTTCATGATATCGGGCGGAAGCAGCCACGCATGGTTCGCCAGCCACGCCGACGGTCTGCAGGTCGAGATCCGCAGCGCTTCGGACGACTACGGCATTCTTTCGTTGCAGGGGCCGAAATCGTTTGACCTTCTGGGGGCAGCGACCGGCCAGGATTGGTCCGGTCTGAAATTTTCGCAGATCGGTCGAGCCAAAGTGGCCGGCGTTGATGTCTTCGTCGCGCGGCAAGGTTTCACTGGTGAGCGTGGCTTCGAACTGTGGGTTCCGAAAAACGGCGGAGTGGCGGTCTGGCGCCACCTCCAAGCTGCCGGCCAGATATTCGGCGTCGTTTGCGCGGGGGAATACGCGGTCGAAGTGGCGCGGATCGAGGCTGGTCTGATCTTGATATCGTCTGACTACGATGCGGCAGATGTCGACCTGGCCACGGCGCGCGTCGATGCTGCAAACGATCGTCACATAACGCCGTTCGAGGCTGGACTTGGGCGACTGGTCAATCTTGACAGTGACTTCGTCGGCCGGGACGCACTAAAGGCTGCGAAAGCGTCGGACGAGCCGAGGCGGTGCTTTGTTGGCCTGCGATACGATGCGGTAGAACTGTTGAGGATTGCAGCCGAAAAGAGTGCCTGCGGAACAGCTTTGTCTCGCGTCTTCTGGGGCTCAATGCGAGCATTCAAGGACGGCGAGCTGGTCGGCCGCGCATCGAGCCTTGCCTATAGCGCGACACAGCGGCAGGCGATCAGCTTCGGTTTCGTCCCCGAACGGCTTTCATCTGCCGGCTCGACCATTGAGGTCGAGCTGACAGACGATGAGGGAGCCGTGCTCGACATGGTGAAGGCCACGATCGTTCCCCTCCCTTTCGTGGAAATCAAACGATCCAAGGGCTGA
- a CDS encoding methylenetetrahydrofolate reductase — translation MPEPKLCPAPKPAASAGLVRRDISIELAPAQVAAFRPTASAFPFGSRVFLTHLEGKPIALQVGAAKQLLEAGFIPVPHIGARHFATERDFRDLVLAHSRNGVREALFVGGNPLQARGPLENAAALLSHPVLADSTIRTAFIGGYPEGHPAIPANALTAALAQKIAICGERGLQPRLVSQFAFDGGAIGLWTAEIQRNYPDLAIHIGLAGVTSLAKLIKFGMLCGVGPSLAMLRRSAAGLFNILADKNPGDIIDAIEAHRPLGSFHLHFYPFGGWEKTLAWVAEHQLSTDVHPTHHIGESR, via the coding sequence GTGCCTGAACCCAAACTCTGCCCGGCGCCAAAGCCGGCAGCCTCGGCCGGCTTGGTCCGACGAGATATCTCGATAGAACTTGCTCCCGCGCAGGTAGCTGCGTTCAGACCTACAGCATCCGCGTTTCCGTTCGGGTCGAGAGTTTTTCTCACGCATCTCGAAGGCAAGCCTATAGCCCTCCAGGTCGGGGCTGCTAAACAGCTGCTGGAGGCCGGCTTCATCCCGGTTCCACATATCGGTGCAAGGCATTTCGCCACCGAGCGGGATTTCCGCGACCTCGTCCTGGCACATAGCCGCAATGGGGTCAGAGAGGCGCTCTTTGTCGGCGGCAATCCGCTTCAGGCGAGAGGGCCGCTCGAAAATGCTGCAGCACTGCTTTCCCATCCCGTGCTGGCCGATAGCACGATCCGGACCGCGTTCATCGGCGGCTACCCGGAAGGCCATCCGGCGATCCCCGCAAATGCGTTGACCGCCGCGCTGGCACAGAAGATCGCGATTTGTGGGGAACGTGGGTTACAGCCGCGGCTGGTTTCGCAATTCGCCTTCGATGGCGGTGCGATCGGCCTTTGGACAGCAGAAATCCAGCGCAATTATCCGGACCTGGCGATCCATATCGGACTTGCTGGCGTCACCTCGCTCGCCAAGCTCATAAAATTCGGCATGTTGTGCGGCGTCGGGCCTTCGCTCGCAATGTTGCGGCGCTCCGCTGCAGGCCTTTTCAACATACTAGCCGACAAGAACCCGGGCGACATTATCGACGCCATCGAAGCGCATCGACCCTTGGGATCGTTTCACCTGCATTTCTATCCCTTCGGCGGCTGGGAAAAGACCCTTGCCTGGGTCGCGGAACATCAGCTGAGCACAGACGTGCACCCCACCCACCACATAGGAGAAAGTCGATGA
- a CDS encoding ABC transporter permease, translated as MSQLFQEAIIVSILAATIRAMTPLLFSAMGELITQRAGIWNMGVEGTMLMGAFTAYIAATWTGSLWLAVLAAIFAGALMGLIFAFMTATLRVDHFIAGLGLNLLVSGLTLYWFQSYVQGRAQPKFASFQDIAVPFLSDIPFLGPILFSQRLLTYVAFLAVPTVWFLLYRSRYGLELRCLGENPKALDVKGLSVTARQFAAVMAGSAMTGLGGGFLMLGLSDRFVADFTAGRGWIVVVALIAGNWKPKGVLIAVTAFAILDSLAMHLQVLGTPVPRQLLLALPYLASVVLLMGVRFRSSQPGQLGVPYKRS; from the coding sequence ATGAGCCAGCTGTTCCAGGAAGCGATCATCGTAAGCATTCTTGCCGCGACCATCCGCGCCATGACGCCGTTGTTGTTTTCCGCCATGGGCGAGCTGATCACACAACGTGCCGGCATCTGGAACATGGGTGTGGAGGGCACGATGTTGATGGGGGCGTTCACCGCTTACATCGCGGCGACGTGGACGGGGTCGCTCTGGCTTGCGGTCCTTGCCGCAATCTTCGCCGGCGCCCTTATGGGCCTGATCTTCGCCTTCATGACCGCGACTTTGCGTGTAGACCATTTCATCGCGGGCCTCGGATTGAACCTCCTTGTCAGCGGTCTGACCCTCTATTGGTTTCAGAGCTACGTCCAGGGACGGGCGCAGCCCAAGTTTGCAAGCTTTCAGGATATCGCAGTCCCCTTTCTCTCCGACATCCCCTTTCTAGGGCCAATATTGTTTTCACAGCGCTTGCTGACCTATGTCGCGTTCCTCGCCGTGCCCACGGTTTGGTTCCTACTCTACCGCAGTCGTTATGGGCTGGAACTGCGCTGCCTGGGCGAAAACCCCAAGGCCCTCGACGTCAAGGGTCTCAGTGTGACTGCCCGCCAGTTCGCGGCCGTGATGGCCGGCAGCGCTATGACGGGGCTCGGCGGCGGCTTCCTTATGCTCGGTCTTTCCGACCGCTTCGTTGCAGATTTCACGGCCGGCCGAGGTTGGATCGTCGTGGTGGCGCTGATTGCCGGCAATTGGAAACCGAAGGGTGTGCTGATTGCGGTCACGGCTTTCGCCATCCTGGATTCGCTTGCCATGCACTTGCAGGTGCTTGGCACACCAGTCCCGCGCCAGTTGTTGCTAGCGCTGCCCTACCTCGCATCGGTCGTGCTTCTGATGGGCGTACGCTTCCGTAGTAGCCAGCCAGGCCAACTCGGCGTGCCATACAAAAGAAGCTAG